The Apium graveolens cultivar Ventura chromosome 11, ASM990537v1, whole genome shotgun sequence genome has a window encoding:
- the LOC141697730 gene encoding flotillin-like protein 4, producing MYRVARASEYLVITGLGITDIKISKKAWILPGQSSAVFDVSPVNYTFEVQAMSAEKLPFVLPAVFTIGPRLDNDSLLKYAKLISPHDKLSNHVKELVQGIIEGETRVLAASMTMEEVFKGAKEFKQEVFEKVQLELNQFGLLIYNANVKQLVDVPGHEYFSYLGQKTQMEAANQAKVDVAEARMKGEVGSKLREGQTLQNAAKIDAETKIISTQRQGQGRKEEIRVKAEVKVFENEREAEVAEANAELAKRKAGWAKEAHVAEVEAEKAVALREAELQKEVEIMNALTQTEKLKAEFLSKASVEYETKVQEANWELYKKQKEAEAILYQKEKEAEAQKAIADAAFYARQQVADGELYAKQKEAQGLVALAEAQGTYVSTLLKAVGGNYSELRDYLMINGGIYQEIAKINSEAVRGLQPKISIWSNGENSGDGNSMKGIGEVYKMLPPLFKTVHEQTGMTPPAWMGTLNHDS from the exons ATGTATAGAGTTGCTAGAGCATCAGAGTACCTAGTAATTACTGGCTTAGGAATTACGGACATCAAAATTTCGAAAAAAGCATGGATTCTCCCTGGCCAATCGTCCGCTGTCTTCGACGTCTCCCCTGTTAACTATACCTTCGAAGTCCAAGCTATGAGTGCTGAAAAACTCCCCTTTGTTCTCCCTGCTGTCTTCACCATTGGCCCGCGCCTCGACAATGACAGCCTTTTGAAGTATGCCAAGCTCATTTCTCCCCATGACAAGCTCTCAAACCATGTCAAAGAGCTTGTTCAAGGTATTATTGAAGGCGAAACGCgtgttcttgcagcttcaatgacTATGGAAGAGGTTTTTAAAGGTGCTAAGGAATTCAAACAAGAAGTCTTTGAGAAGGTCCAGCTTGAGCTCAATCAGTTTGGACTTTTGATCTACAATGCAAATGTTAAACAACTGGTGGATGTCCCGGGCCACGAGTATTTCTCATATTTGGGACAAAAAACACAAATGGAGGCTGCAAATCAAGCAAAAGTTGACGTGGCAGAGGCTAGAATGAAAGGAGAAGTTGGATCAAAGTTAAGAGAGGGACAAACGCTTCAAAATGCTGCGAAAATTGATGCGGAGACGAAGATTATTTCAACACAAAGGCAAGGGCAGGGGAGGAAGGAGGAGATAAGAGTAAAGGCAGAGGTGAAGGTTTTTGAGAATGAGAGGGAGGCTGAAGTGGCTGAGGCGAATGCCGAGCTGGCAAAGAGAAAGGCAGGGTGGGCGAAAGAGGCGCATGTGGCTGAGGTGGAGGCAGAGAAGGCAGTAGCACTAAGGGAGGCCGAGTTGCAGAAAGAGGTGGAGATAATGAATGCATTGACTCAGACGGAGAAGCTCAAGGCTGAATTCTTGAGCAAGGCTAGTGTTGAATATGAAACCAAG GTACAAGAAGCAAACTGGGAGTTGTACAAGAAACAAAAGGAGGCAGAAGCAATTCTATACCAAAAGGAAAAGGAAGCAGAAGCTCAAAAAGCCATAGCCGATGCAGCATTTTATGCCCGACAACAAGTAGCTGATGGCGAATTATATGCAAAACAAAAGGAAGCCCAAGGACTAGTCGCGCTAGCAGAAGCACAAGGCACATATGTAAGCACACTTTTGAAAGCTGTAGGAGGCAATTACAGTGAATTAAGAGATTACTTGATGATTAATGGGGGAATTTACCAAGAAATCGCGAAGATTAACAGCGAAGCAGTGAGAGGATTGCAGCCTAAGATTAGTATTTGGTCTAATGGAGAAAATAGCGGAGATGGGAATAGTATGAAAGGAATTGGGGAAGTTTATAAGATGCTGCCACCTTTGTTTAAGACAGTGCATGAACAAACCGGCATGACGCCACCAGCATGGATGGGCACTTTGAATCACGACTCTTAA
- the LOC141696150 gene encoding putative calcium-binding protein CML13, translating to MASIISDPSSLSYDMSLWNRKRDKLPTIIFNVNLGSYILLVSQIHQMIVDVDNDDNGAIDFDEFLYMIIAKIGERDSKDGLMKAFQVIDQYKNGKISAADIQRIAKDLEEQFTNRDIQEIVDEDDQDRDGEVNFEEFMRMMKRTTYG from the exons ATGGCTTCAATAATATCTGATCCATCTTCTCTAAGTTATGACATGTCTCTCTGGAATCGTAAGCGAGACAAGCTACCTACTATTATTTTCAATGTGAATTTAGGTTCAT ATATTCTATTGGTTTCT CAAATTCATCAGATGATTGTTGATGTAGATAATGACGACAATGGTGCAATTGACTTCGATGAATTTTTGTACATGATAATAGCCAAGATTGGTGAAAGAGATTCCAAGGACGGGCTCATGAAAGCTTTCCAAGTCATTGACCAATATAAAAAT GGGAAGATATCTGCTGCAGACATTCAGCGTATTGCCAAGGATTTGGAAGAACAGTTTACTAATAGAGATATTCAGGAGATAGTTGATGAGGATGATCAGGATC GTGATGGCGAAGTAAACTTTGAGGAGTTCATGAGAATGATGAAAAGAACCACTTATGGATAA